One genomic segment of Agromyces intestinalis includes these proteins:
- the dprA gene encoding DNA-processing protein DprA, with translation MNGFDALFARAGDALVAVGRSSDDPEGFARTLLGTLAEPGDGVMGRAIAHVGAVATAQTLLGRPDPAALAAILPPEAAAAPKTVADALERWMPRLDPDAYLRSLAQATRVGARLLLPDDRHWPVGVDDLGVHVPIALWVRGRTSAVAPMTPSIALVGARAATGYGEHMAIEAAAGLVDRGFTIVSGGAYGIDGMAHRSALRSDGDTVAFLAGGIDRFYPLGHEDLLTRIVQTGAVLSEVPCGSAPTKWRFLQRNRLIAAASGATVVIEAGRRSGSLNTANHAAELGRPVGAVPGPVTSPASAGCHRLLRESDAVCVVDADQMAELAGGAGGFGAVALFDDPTEAAPRARGVHPDTVRVLDALSSRAPRTLDDVARRAGVEPRRVMAVLGALEAEGRVARHPSGWVARRLAG, from the coding sequence CCGAGGGGTTCGCCCGCACCCTGCTCGGCACGCTCGCCGAGCCCGGCGACGGGGTGATGGGGCGCGCGATCGCGCACGTCGGGGCGGTCGCGACCGCCCAAACCCTGCTCGGTCGCCCCGACCCGGCCGCGCTCGCCGCGATCCTCCCGCCCGAGGCGGCCGCGGCGCCGAAGACCGTCGCCGACGCCCTCGAGCGGTGGATGCCGCGCCTCGATCCCGACGCGTACCTGCGCTCCCTCGCACAGGCGACCCGGGTCGGTGCGCGACTCCTGCTGCCCGACGACCGCCACTGGCCGGTCGGCGTCGACGACCTCGGCGTGCACGTCCCGATCGCGCTGTGGGTGCGCGGGCGCACCTCGGCGGTCGCACCCATGACGCCGTCGATCGCGCTCGTCGGTGCGCGGGCCGCCACCGGGTACGGCGAGCACATGGCGATCGAGGCCGCGGCGGGGCTCGTCGATCGCGGGTTCACGATCGTGTCGGGTGGTGCCTACGGCATCGACGGCATGGCGCACCGATCGGCGCTGCGCAGCGACGGCGACACGGTCGCGTTCCTCGCCGGCGGCATCGACCGGTTCTACCCGCTCGGGCACGAAGACCTGCTCACGCGCATCGTGCAGACCGGCGCCGTGCTCTCGGAGGTGCCGTGCGGCTCGGCGCCGACGAAATGGCGGTTCCTCCAGCGGAATCGGTTGATTGCCGCGGCTTCGGGCGCGACGGTGGTGATCGAGGCCGGACGTCGATCGGGATCGCTCAACACCGCGAACCACGCGGCCGAGCTCGGGCGGCCGGTCGGCGCGGTGCCCGGGCCGGTCACGAGTCCCGCCTCGGCCGGATGCCATCGACTCCTGCGCGAGAGCGACGCGGTCTGCGTCGTCGACGCCGACCAGATGGCGGAGTTGGCCGGGGGCGCCGGCGGGTTCGGGGCGGTCGCGCTGTTCGACGACCCGACCGAAGCGGCACCGCGCGCGAGGGGCGTCCACCCCGACACCGTGCGCGTGCTCGACGCGCTGAGTTCGCGGGCCCCGCGAACGCTCGATGACGTGGCGCGACGGGCCGGCGTCGAACCACGACGCGTGATGGCCGTGCTCGGCGCGCTCGAGGCCGAGGGGCGCGTGGCGAGGCATCCGTCGGGATGGGTGGCTCGGCGCCTGGCCGGGTAA
- a CDS encoding metallophosphoesterase, protein MHAIDDQSDRPRLGRYPAARHVIAHLSDTHLLAGGARLGGRVDTVARLDRAVGQLTRLGTSIDAIVVTGDVADLGEVDAYRRAKAAVAPLVAATGAELVWVMGNHDERTAFRAGLLDEAPSETPVHRSVTVDGLRIVALDVSVPGYHHGRIDAAVVEWLSAELARPAAHGTVLALHHAPIATPLAIMDVLELRGQELLAEALAGTDVRLILGGHLHYPTNGVFAGIPVSVAGALAYTMDLSAPPRELVGLDGGQSCSVVHLYDGGAITSVVPVGEFPVVTSFGAEFLSELEALDEAGRLERFGRKASG, encoded by the coding sequence GTGCACGCCATCGACGACCAGAGCGACCGGCCGCGGCTCGGCAGGTACCCTGCTGCGCGCCACGTGATCGCCCACCTGTCCGACACGCACCTGCTCGCGGGCGGCGCCCGGCTCGGCGGCCGGGTCGACACCGTCGCTCGACTCGATCGCGCCGTCGGCCAACTGACGCGGCTCGGCACGTCGATCGACGCGATCGTGGTGACCGGCGACGTCGCCGACCTGGGTGAAGTCGATGCGTATCGCCGCGCCAAGGCGGCGGTCGCACCCCTCGTGGCTGCCACGGGGGCCGAGCTCGTGTGGGTGATGGGCAACCACGACGAGCGCACCGCATTCCGCGCCGGGCTGCTCGACGAGGCGCCGAGCGAGACGCCCGTGCACCGATCGGTCACGGTCGACGGGCTGCGCATCGTCGCGCTCGACGTGAGCGTGCCGGGGTACCACCACGGCCGCATCGACGCGGCGGTCGTCGAATGGCTCTCGGCAGAGTTGGCCCGACCTGCCGCCCACGGCACGGTGCTGGCTCTGCACCATGCTCCGATCGCGACACCGCTCGCGATCATGGACGTGCTCGAGCTGCGCGGGCAGGAGCTGCTCGCCGAGGCGCTCGCCGGCACCGACGTGCGCCTCATCCTGGGCGGGCACCTGCATTACCCGACGAACGGCGTGTTCGCGGGCATCCCGGTGTCAGTGGCGGGCGCGCTCGCGTACACCATGGACCTCTCGGCGCCGCCGCGCGAACTCGTCGGCCTCGACGGCGGCCAGTCGTGCTCGGTCGTTCACCTGTACGACGGCGGGGCGATCACCTCGGTGGTGCCGGTCGGCGAGTTCCCGGTCGTGACGAGCTTCGGCGCCGAGTTCCTCTCCGAGCTCGAAGCGCTCGACGAGGCTGGGCGGCTCGAGCGCTTCGGCCGCAAGGCGAGCGGATGA
- a CDS encoding tyrosine recombinase XerC, translating to MTRAARASAEAPAPVTDGLSVLVDEYLEHLRLERGVAANTVTAYSRDLAELAAFARERGVDVVTGIDLALLRDWLWLATERGLARSSVARRAASARGWCAWLTRVGALAADPGARLRAPKPHRALPRVLTQPAITDLLAGLDARAADGDSIAARDSAILELLYASALRVSELVGLDLDRLDRRARTVRVIGKGDRERVVPYGAPAARAIERYLDGARAALLTAAGPTAPATPAVFVGARGGRLGVRAVHRLVASLLADLPGSGPSGPHALRHTAATHLLDGGADLRAVQEFLGHASLGTTQIYTHVSTERLKESYRLAHPRA from the coding sequence ATGACCCGTGCTGCCCGCGCCTCGGCCGAGGCACCCGCGCCCGTGACCGACGGGCTGAGCGTGCTCGTCGACGAGTACCTCGAGCATCTCAGGCTCGAGCGCGGCGTCGCGGCGAACACCGTCACCGCCTATTCGCGCGACCTCGCCGAACTGGCGGCGTTCGCGCGCGAGCGCGGTGTCGACGTCGTCACCGGCATCGATCTCGCCCTGCTGCGCGATTGGCTGTGGCTGGCGACCGAACGCGGACTCGCGCGCAGCTCGGTGGCGCGTCGTGCGGCGTCGGCTCGCGGGTGGTGCGCCTGGCTGACGAGAGTCGGTGCGCTCGCCGCCGATCCGGGCGCGCGGCTGCGTGCGCCCAAGCCCCATCGCGCGCTGCCGCGCGTGCTCACGCAGCCGGCGATCACCGACCTGCTGGCGGGCCTCGACGCCCGCGCCGCCGACGGCGACTCGATCGCTGCACGCGACTCGGCGATTCTCGAACTGCTCTACGCCTCGGCGCTGCGCGTCTCCGAGTTGGTCGGCCTCGACCTCGATCGCCTCGATCGGCGCGCCCGAACCGTACGTGTCATCGGCAAGGGCGACAGAGAGCGCGTGGTGCCCTACGGGGCGCCGGCGGCGCGCGCGATCGAGCGGTACCTCGACGGCGCCCGGGCGGCACTGCTCACCGCCGCCGGCCCGACCGCGCCGGCCACGCCCGCGGTCTTCGTTGGCGCACGCGGCGGCCGGCTCGGGGTCAGAGCCGTGCACCGGCTCGTCGCGTCGCTGCTCGCCGACCTGCCGGGCAGCGGGCCGTCGGGTCCGCACGCGCTGCGGCACACCGCCGCGACCCATCTGCTCGACGGCGGGGCCGACCTGCGTGCCGTGCAGGAGTTCCTCGGCCACGCGAGCCTCGGCACGACCCAGATCTACACGCACGTCTCGACCGAACGGCTGAAGGAGAGCTACCGGCTCGCGCACCCGCGCGCGTAG
- a CDS encoding M23 family metallopeptidase — MTRRILILSLAAIVGMGAAAASAAAVTPPATPLSTGSLGPSIDPGWVWPVEPPIFVAQAFRAPATPYSSGHRGIDLTVAPGAVVAAPADGVVVFAGMVAGREVVTIDHGHGVLSSYEPIEASVEVGLAVHAGDPIGSVATGGHCDDECLHLGVRIDGEYVSPFRFLGGVPSAVLLPWRD, encoded by the coding sequence ATGACTCGTCGAATCCTCATCCTCTCGCTCGCGGCGATCGTCGGCATGGGCGCGGCCGCAGCGTCGGCCGCCGCGGTGACCCCGCCGGCCACGCCCCTGTCGACCGGATCCCTCGGCCCGAGCATCGACCCCGGTTGGGTCTGGCCGGTCGAGCCGCCGATCTTCGTCGCGCAGGCGTTCCGGGCTCCGGCGACGCCGTACTCCTCGGGCCATCGCGGCATCGATCTCACGGTGGCACCCGGCGCCGTGGTCGCCGCGCCCGCCGACGGCGTCGTCGTGTTCGCGGGCATGGTCGCCGGACGCGAGGTCGTCACGATCGACCACGGTCACGGGGTACTGAGCTCGTACGAACCGATCGAGGCGAGCGTCGAGGTCGGCCTGGCGGTGCACGCGGGCGACCCGATCGGATCGGTCGCGACCGGCGGACACTGCGACGACGAGTGCCTGCACCTCGGCGTCCGCATCGACGGCGAGTACGTGTCGCCGTTCCGGTTCCTCGGCGGCGTGCCGTCGGCGGTGCTGCTGCCGTGGCGCGACTGA